One stretch of Wolbachia endosymbiont of Armadillidium arcangelii DNA includes these proteins:
- a CDS encoding ankyrin repeat domain-containing protein, translating into MSFSKSKFFKEVSSNDINKRNEEGETILHQAVEISDYKTVRLLIKKGAEVNARDKNGYTPLHCAVFAKSLENVKVLLREGAEVNATQYVSGCTPLHSACKIGGVEIIKELVKAGAEVNQLNKYGATPMYYIWESEKYRLCDSKESEKASKFLREKGGVTKSRELTCYGIERLVGEIADMLNGSYLPELKIIEIEEIRKRDKSLIKKECQNLASKIISQVNEMIDEVVRRKA; encoded by the coding sequence ATGAGTTTTAGCAAGAGTAAGTTTTTTAAAGAAGTATCAAGTAACGATATTAATAAAAGAAATGAAGAAGGAGAGACGATCTTGCATCAAGCAGTAGAAATCTCTGATTACAAAACAGTGAGATTATTAATAAAAAAAGGAGCAGAGGTTAATGCAAGAGACAAAAATGGTTATACACCTCTGCACTGTGCAGTATTCGCAAAAAGTTTAGAAAATGTAAAAGTGCTGCTAAGAGAAGGAGCAGAAGTAAACGCCACTCAATATGTCAGTGGATGTACGCCACTCCACTCTGCGTGCAAAATAGGAGGAGTTGAAATAATAAAAGAGCTAGTGAAGGCCGGAGCTGAAGTTAATCAACTGAATAAATATGGTGCAACACCAATGTATTACATCTGGGAAAGTGAAAAGTATCGTCTATGTGATAGCAAAGAAAGTGAAAAGGCAAGTAAATTTTTAAGAGAAAAAGGTGGAGTAACAAAAAGTAGAGAACTGACGTGCTATGGAATAGAGAGGCTAGTGGGAGAAATAGCAGACATGTTGAATGGGAGTTATTTACCAGAGTTAAAAATAATAGAGATAGAAGAAATAAGGAAGAGAGACAAATCGCTAATAAAGAAAGAATGTCAAAATTTAGCAAGCAAGATAATCAGCCAAGTGAATGAAATGATAGATGAGGTGGTGAGAAGGAAGGCTTAG
- a CDS encoding GPW/gp25 family protein, producing the protein MRGMDAKTGKELEGIEHLKQSIIDILTTPINSRIMRRDYGSRLFELVDKPINRDLTLEIYAATAEALEKWEKRFKLEKVKVEGVKEGRVTLNLEGVYLSEGKFININGVVV; encoded by the coding sequence ATGAGAGGAATGGACGCTAAAACAGGAAAAGAATTAGAAGGAATAGAACATCTAAAACAATCAATAATTGATATACTGACCACTCCTATTAACAGTAGAATAATGAGGAGAGATTATGGGTCAAGACTATTTGAATTAGTAGATAAGCCAATAAATAGAGATTTAACTTTGGAAATCTATGCAGCAACAGCAGAAGCACTGGAAAAATGGGAAAAGAGATTTAAGTTAGAAAAAGTAAAAGTTGAAGGAGTAAAAGAAGGGAGAGTAACATTGAATTTAGAAGGTGTCTATCTTTCAGAAGGTAAGTTCATAAATATTAATGGAGTAGTTGTTTAA
- a CDS encoding baseplate J/gp47 family protein gives MQQPESLNFEEIFARMKEELVKRDASFTGLVESDPAMKVLEVAAWRELLLRERINEAVKSNLLKFATGEDLDNLAEFYGVERQKEEEDERFRKRVKAKIAGWSTGGSKEYYKYHALSADSRVKDALVESPIPGKVQISILSTQTGIALEELLEIVKKQVTRDDIRVLTDTVTIIGCNIMEIDIHSRMSISPVISEEEIKKQFIKKFEANRRLGWNVTRSWIIANLFVDGVENVELIEPKEDVVVLGNECAALRKLKVE, from the coding sequence ATGCAGCAGCCTGAATCACTGAACTTTGAAGAGATTTTTGCTCGGATGAAGGAAGAGTTAGTGAAGCGTGATGCAAGCTTTACAGGATTGGTAGAAAGTGATCCAGCAATGAAGGTATTAGAAGTAGCAGCATGGCGAGAACTTTTGCTTAGAGAAAGAATAAATGAAGCAGTAAAGAGTAACTTACTTAAATTTGCGACAGGAGAAGATCTTGATAATTTGGCTGAGTTTTATGGAGTGGAAAGACAAAAAGAAGAAGAGGATGAAAGATTTAGAAAGAGGGTAAAAGCAAAAATAGCAGGTTGGTCAACAGGAGGAAGTAAGGAATATTATAAATATCATGCACTGTCAGCAGATAGTAGAGTAAAAGATGCACTAGTAGAATCACCTATACCAGGAAAAGTACAAATTTCAATCTTATCAACACAAACTGGCATAGCATTAGAAGAGCTACTGGAAATTGTAAAAAAGCAGGTTACTAGAGATGATATAAGGGTTTTAACAGATACAGTAACAATAATTGGCTGCAATATTATGGAAATAGATATCCACAGCAGAATGAGCATAAGTCCTGTAATATCAGAGGAAGAAATCAAGAAGCAGTTTATTAAGAAGTTTGAAGCAAATAGAAGGCTGGGATGGAATGTTACAAGATCATGGATAATAGCGAATCTATTTGTAGATGGTGTAGAAAACGTAGAATTAATCGAGCCAAAAGAGGACGTTGTAGTACTAGGAAATGAGTGCGCTGCATTAAGAAAGTTAAAGGTTGAGTAA
- a CDS encoding phage tail protein, with protein sequence MLLPPNATKQERALVDVIDYKVDPNCIRGFKFSLKEETLPWIIEEYGLEEILRWVKDRRKAVVEGVKFQRLRGTPKSLKIALKWANIEDITIIEEPPGKHFFELQVGIKEVPNDFFVDAVVELAKLSLPVRSRLMRIFNDYYNAQRFILDESLFGDLLSDYSGVKIEKDGPVLSFGRVNFFRSSGPVIRIIENYLRDHYERALSNDIYRLDVAILGETEPHIKDYKGIYERDHLWYNLKALYPLPQSLLPAIKFAKAQVILSDSWNLGETNACFPVGSIEEEGNKFVLGNDKLSGQHWSLKHKPILERFSVTHNYKVENYTDQKVRKYVLAEHNVYYKNDLEQKDSIHELEKHILVFYPGVLKWHEHRHLHRSWKDSRIISLIS encoded by the coding sequence ATGTTATTGCCACCAAATGCAACAAAGCAGGAAAGAGCGCTGGTAGATGTGATAGATTATAAAGTAGATCCAAACTGTATCAGAGGATTTAAGTTTAGTCTTAAAGAAGAAACATTGCCGTGGATAATAGAAGAATATGGTTTAGAAGAGATACTGCGTTGGGTAAAAGATAGAAGAAAAGCCGTAGTAGAAGGAGTAAAATTTCAAAGACTGCGAGGAACACCTAAATCACTTAAAATAGCACTCAAGTGGGCAAATATAGAAGACATTACAATCATCGAAGAACCACCCGGTAAACACTTTTTTGAGTTGCAAGTAGGGATAAAAGAGGTACCAAATGACTTCTTCGTAGATGCAGTAGTAGAGCTGGCAAAACTATCACTGCCTGTAAGATCCAGATTGATGAGGATTTTTAACGATTATTATAATGCGCAGAGATTTATATTGGATGAGAGTTTATTTGGAGATCTTCTTTCTGATTATTCAGGGGTAAAAATAGAAAAAGATGGACCAGTGTTATCATTTGGAAGAGTAAATTTTTTCAGGTCTAGTGGTCCAGTTATTAGGATTATAGAAAACTATCTACGCGATCATTATGAACGAGCTTTAAGCAATGATATATATCGCCTAGATGTAGCAATCCTTGGAGAAACCGAGCCTCACATAAAGGATTACAAAGGCATCTATGAAAGAGATCATTTGTGGTACAACTTAAAAGCACTATATCCATTACCACAGAGTTTATTACCAGCAATAAAGTTTGCGAAAGCGCAAGTTATATTATCGGACAGTTGGAACTTAGGAGAAACAAATGCGTGCTTTCCGGTTGGTAGCATAGAAGAAGAAGGAAATAAATTTGTATTGGGAAACGATAAACTTTCAGGGCAACATTGGAGTTTAAAACACAAGCCAATTTTAGAAAGGTTTAGCGTTACTCACAACTATAAAGTAGAAAATTATACAGATCAGAAGGTCAGAAAATATGTTTTAGCAGAACACAACGTTTACTATAAAAATGATTTAGAGCAAAAAGACTCAATACACGAATTAGAAAAGCACATTTTAGTATTTTACCCGGGAGTACTGAAGTGGCATGAACATCGACATTTGCACAGAAGTTGGAAAGATAGTCGAATAATATCTCTAATAAGTTAA
- a CDS encoding phage baseplate assembly protein V, translating into MLDHNFAISELGRKLANIIRIGVVKEIDYEKAKVRVKIGEFLTDYLPWITSRAGEERSWLPPSINEQVVILSPLGELSLGVVLLGIYQQKYSAPENKKEVSSLTFQDGTKLSYDKDKHHLEIEVVDKITLKAGESSIEMTKSGIKLKGSRIDLN; encoded by the coding sequence ATGTTGGATCATAATTTTGCAATTTCAGAGCTAGGTAGAAAATTAGCGAATATCATTCGTATAGGAGTTGTAAAAGAAATAGATTATGAAAAAGCAAAAGTAAGAGTGAAAATAGGAGAATTTTTAACAGATTATCTGCCATGGATAACTTCTAGAGCAGGAGAGGAAAGAAGCTGGCTACCACCAAGCATAAATGAACAGGTAGTAATATTGTCACCATTGGGAGAATTATCTTTAGGAGTAGTACTTCTTGGAATATATCAACAAAAGTACTCTGCTCCAGAAAATAAAAAAGAGGTGAGTAGCTTAACATTTCAAGATGGAACAAAGTTGTCATACGATAAAGATAAACATCATTTAGAGATTGAAGTAGTAGATAAAATAACACTGAAAGCTGGAGAATCGAGTATAGAAATGACAAAAAGTGGAATAAAACTGAAAGGAAGTAGAATAGATTTAAATTGA
- a CDS encoding major capsid protein, which yields MQNPFTNPAFSMTALTNAMNILPINYGRTENLNLFPSRSVRFRHITIEEHHGVLSLLPTQSPGAPATVGKRGKRKVRTFTIPHIPHDDVVLPGEVQGIRAFGSESELKALADVITDHLQLMRNKHAITLEHLRMGALKGIILDADGSELLNLYNEFEITPKVVNFAPGTATTDVKRKCMEVLRHIEDNLSGEYMTGIHALVSPEFFDALTSHAKVKEAYERWQEGAALRNDMRSGFAFCGIMFEEYRGQATDPEGTARRFIERDTGHCFPVGTASTFTTYFAPADFNETVNTLGQPLYAKQEPRRFDRGTDLHTQSNPLPMCHRPAVLVKISSS from the coding sequence ATGCAAAATCCATTTACAAATCCAGCATTTAGTATGACAGCATTAACAAATGCAATGAACATATTGCCGATAAATTATGGACGTACAGAAAATTTAAATTTATTTCCAAGTAGGTCGGTAAGATTTCGTCATATTACAATAGAAGAACACCACGGAGTTCTCAGTTTATTACCAACACAATCCCCAGGAGCACCAGCAACAGTAGGAAAACGCGGCAAAAGAAAGGTAAGAACATTTACGATTCCGCACATTCCGCATGATGATGTAGTGCTGCCAGGGGAAGTACAAGGAATAAGGGCATTTGGATCAGAGAGTGAACTTAAAGCGCTGGCAGATGTAATAACTGATCATTTGCAGCTAATGAGAAACAAGCATGCAATAACATTAGAGCATTTGCGAATGGGAGCGCTGAAGGGAATAATTTTAGATGCTGATGGGTCAGAATTATTAAATCTGTACAACGAATTTGAAATTACACCAAAAGTAGTAAATTTTGCCCCTGGAACAGCAACAACAGATGTAAAGCGTAAGTGTATGGAGGTATTGCGACATATTGAAGACAACTTAAGTGGCGAATATATGACCGGAATTCATGCCTTGGTAAGCCCTGAGTTTTTTGATGCACTAACTTCTCATGCAAAAGTAAAAGAAGCATATGAAAGATGGCAAGAAGGAGCAGCGCTAAGGAATGATATGAGGTCAGGATTTGCGTTCTGTGGTATAATGTTTGAGGAATATAGAGGACAAGCAACTGATCCTGAAGGAACCGCGAGAAGGTTTATAGAAAGAGATACAGGGCACTGTTTTCCAGTAGGAACAGCAAGTACATTTACAACATATTTTGCACCAGCAGACTTTAATGAGACAGTAAATACTCTTGGACAGCCACTATATGCAAAACAAGAGCCAAGGAGATTTGATAGAGGAACTGATTTACATACGCAGTCGAATCCATTGCCAATGTGCCATCGTCCGGCAGTTTTGGTAAAAATTAGTTCTAGTTGA
- a CDS encoding PAAR domain-containing protein codes for MRRAIVCTGDNCTGVPIHVCVSGSKDVRINGRSVCRRSDTLTMGETLAQGSNSVFVNGIGVARTGDVASCSFQVVSKNQSVFSK; via the coding sequence ATGAGAAGAGCTATAGTTTGTACAGGTGATAATTGTACTGGAGTACCTATTCATGTTTGCGTAAGCGGGAGTAAAGATGTGCGTATTAATGGTAGATCTGTCTGTCGTAGAAGTGATACCTTAACTATGGGAGAGACACTAGCACAAGGATCAAACAGCGTATTTGTAAATGGTATTGGTGTAGCGAGAACAGGTGATGTGGCGTCCTGTAGTTTTCAAGTAGTAAGTAAAAATCAAAGTGTGTTTTCAAAATAA
- a CDS encoding phage tail protein: MNEIISNIDRKEQKVKLAAIKALNRTALWLKAQAAKEISEEKKSLIRKRLRIFKAKTSRLEVLIRANLYDIRASAIGKTQKTRRGSKVGKHEFIGGFAAVMQKGNSGMFKREGRAALPIKEVKLPLEPEASRIIGNLVNYEVEKVFTKFFKRELSCRV, translated from the coding sequence ATTAATGAAATAATCTCCAATATTGACAGAAAAGAGCAGAAAGTAAAACTGGCAGCTATAAAAGCACTAAATAGAACAGCACTATGGTTAAAAGCGCAAGCAGCTAAGGAAATCAGTGAGGAAAAGAAAAGTTTGATAAGAAAGAGATTAAGAATTTTTAAAGCAAAAACAAGCAGATTAGAAGTGTTAATTAGAGCAAATCTCTATGACATTAGAGCATCGGCAATTGGAAAAACACAAAAAACAAGAAGAGGATCAAAAGTAGGAAAGCATGAGTTTATAGGAGGATTTGCAGCAGTTATGCAAAAAGGAAATAGCGGTATGTTTAAACGTGAAGGAAGAGCAGCATTGCCAATAAAGGAAGTTAAGTTGCCACTCGAACCTGAGGCTTCAAGAATAATAGGGAATCTTGTTAATTATGAAGTTGAGAAAGTCTTTACAAAATTTTTTAAACGTGAATTGAGCTGCAGAGTATGA